The nucleotide sequence ATTTTATCAAAACGGTTTTTGACGATCAGGTACCACAGGAGATTTTGTCCAAGATAAAAGAAACCGGACCCGTTTCCAAAATTGTTCGCGTTGCCTTTCGCGGGGATGCTGCTCTCGATCCTGTTCTGGGAACACTGTCTGCACGTTTTCCGATTAGCACCAATTTATTGTACGGCTCGATTACAACCATAAAAGGTACGGCGCTCGGCATTTTGCTTTTGCACATTTCTGGTGAAGACCAGGCCATTCAGGATGGCATTCGCTTCTTGCGCGAATCCGTCTACCGCGTAGATATTGTGTCACCAGAGGAGGTGCGGAGCTAATGGAGCGTTTGATTGAAATGACTCCGGTATTCGGGCAATCGCTGCAAGAAACTGTCATCATGGTTGGGTTTTCGTTGTTCATTGCGACACTGATCGGGATTCCGCTCGGGATTTTGTTGGTCATCACACAGGCGAACCACCTTTTCCCGAACAAAATCATCTACCACACCCTGAATACGATCATCAACATTGTGCGTTCGCTGCCTTTTATTATCCTGATGGTTGCGATCATTCCTTTTACGGAGTTGATTGTGGGCACTTCGATTGGGATTGAAGGAGCAATTGTGCCGCTCATTGTCTATACTGCGCCTTACATCTCACGCCTGATGGAAACGGCCCTGCATGACGTAGATCGTGGCGTTATCGAAGCGTATCAGGCAATGGGTGCATCCCGGACGCAGATTATTTTTCGCATCATGCTGCGTGAAGCAAGGCCTGGCATCGTCCTCTGCCTGACGATCGCGACCATCGGTTTGATTGGTGCTACTGCAATGGCCGGAGCAGTCGGTGCCGGCGGACTGGGCGATCTCGCCTTGCGCTACGGCTACCAGCAATGGGACATCGAAGTCATGATCATTACTGTGGTTATCCTCGTCGTCCTGGTCCAGCTCATTCAATCATTAGGCAACTGGGCAGCCCGAAAACTGAAAAAGAGCGCGTAAATTGAAGAACCCCTGACGAGATCGCTTGTCAGGGGCTTTTTTGTAGGTATTTAGACGGATCGTCACTGAAAGTTCGTTGGAATTTCGCTCAATATTCATGTAGACTTATATATACAAGTCATTTAAATGAGAGGGGCTACTCAAATAACATGAAAAAACTCATCATGATGTTGGTTGCCGTAATGCTCGTACTCGCTCCAGCCGGAGGATTCATTGATCACGCCGACGCGAAAGGCTATAAGTCCGGGAAAAAATCCTTCAACTCTAATACGGCTCCTACGAACACGCAAACGCCTAACAAAGCCGATTCGAATGTAAATGCTTCAACAAATAAAGGTACAACCACAACTCCTGCTGCTACAGCAAGCAAAAGCGGCGGATTCATGAAAGGTCTCATGATTGGTGGTCTGGCTGGTTTGCTGTTCGGAACCCTGTTCGCTGACATGGGTATCCTGGGCTCCATCCTTGGCTTCATGATCAACCTGATGGCGATCCTCGCTGTGATTATCCTGATCCGCAAAGTGATCGTCTACTTCAAAACCAAGCGTGAGAAAGAGCAGGAACTGAACGCATGGAAAAGATAACATTTTCCGAACAAGATATCATTAATGCGATCTGTATTCACGCAGCTTACAAAAAGCAGTTGAAGCCGCAAGACATCTCCGTCGAGCTGATGTGGGACGAAGAATACGGCTTTTCTGCTGAAGTACACTGGATGGATCGCCAACAAGTCTTCATCGAGATGAATATGATTGAAGCGATTCGCTACTACCTGGAGACCCAGATGCAGCGCAACCCTTATTCCGCCGGTATCGAGCTGATATTGGACGACGAACAAGGGATCATCGCTCATATCACCTACTAACACTGGATCATCATTTGTTAACCCAAGGCCAATTTGTTCACGCATGTGAGCAGGTTGGCTTTTTACATATTGAATTTGACCTCGTTCCGTTATATACTTTACCTTAGTGAAAATGATTATCATTACTACGATTGATTATAATCCGTGTTCAAAAAGTCGTCTTTTCAGCACCGAGAAAGTGGCGGGAACCTGAAGAAGGAGGAGCGGAGTGTAGGGAACCTACATGAGCACCGGACTTCGAAGGTGAACGCCAATTTCGATGTCGAATACACTTCTCAGGACTACTTCGTGATCAAAAGACGACTTTTTGAACAACCTCTTTACAGGTACATACTTTGTTTAAAAAGGAGTTGGCCCATTGTGGAGCGCCTATACACGCAAAAGCTGGACATCGGATACGGTGAGCTTTCCATTGTCAAAGACTTGAACATCAGTATTCCTTCTGGAAAAATCACTGCCCTGGTCGGTGCAAATGGTTCTGGTAAATCGACGATCCTCAAAACTCTCGCCCGGATTATGAAACCAACCGGCGGACAAGTATTTTTGGACGGTAAATCGATCCATCAGCAATCGACCAAGGAAGTCGCCAAGCAACTGGCGATTTTGCCGCAAAACCCAACCGCACCCGATGGCTTGACCGTGTCTGAGCTCGTTACCTATGGCCGCTTCCCCCATCAAAAAGGCTTCGGCTCCTTGACTAAGGAAGACAAAGAGATCGTAAACTGGGCTATCTCCATGACCGGCATGGCAGATTTCCATGATCGTCCGGTTGACCAGCTATCCGGCGGTCAGCGCCAGCGCGCCTGGATTGCGATGGCTCTGGCGCAAGGAACAGACATCCTGTTCCTTGATGAGCCTACAACCTTCCTGGATATGGCTCACCAACTGGAGGTTCTCAAGCTGCTGCAAAAGCTGAATGACGAAGAGAATCGTACGATCGTCATGGTCGTCCACGATTTGAACCACGCAACCCGTTATGCACAGCACATGGTTGCAATCTCTCGCGGTACCGTTGTCGCTGAGGGAAGCCCTGCTGAGGTCATGACACCTGAGATGCTGCGCAAGGTATTCAACATCGAAGCAGACATCTTGATTGATCCTCGCACGGGTGTACCGCTCTGCCTCCCTTATGAGCTGTCTCATGCTTTGGATCAAAAGCAACCAAACGAAAACGCGACCCAACTTGTTTACTCGGAAGAGCGCAAGCTGGTTGGAGCCAGATAATTGTTAGATTCCGCTACAAAAAGCCGGTTTTCACCACGTTTTACGGTGTAACCGGCTTTTTGCTATCCCTACTGTCTATCTCTCTTTGTTACACGAGCTTAGAAAACCTTACAGTTAGTCACAACTCTGACATACATATACCCTGTATATGTATGTCAGAGTTTGTTTGCAAGAAAAATATCCCATTCCAAAGGAGAGATCATCATGAAGGTTGCAATCTTGCTTTTCGATGGCATCACTGCGTTAGATGCAATTGGTCCATACGATGTATTCGCTGCTACGCTGAAATGTGAAGTGAAGTTTGTCGCTAAGAAAAAAGGGTTAATCAAGCTTGACTCCCATATGGGTTATTTACATGCCGATTACAGTTTTGCTGAAGTTACTTCCGCTGATATTCTTGTTGTTCCCGGTTGCAGTCCGCCCAATTATAAAACCCCTATGAATGACGAAGAAACTCTACAGTGGATTCGCGAAATACATGAAACAACGAAATGGACTACGTCTGTTTGCAATGGCTCTCTGATCTTGAGTGCCGCAGGCTTGTTACATGGTGCCGTAGCCACCACTCATTGGGGGTCCTTCGAGCTGCTCCAATCTCTCGGAACCACTCCAGCAGAGGAAAGAGTCGTTCGTCAGGGCAAAATCGTTACAGCGGCCGGTGTTTCCTCTGGTATCGACATGGCCCTCCAATTAGTTGCATGGGAATTGGGAGAAGATATGAGTAAAGGAGTTCAGTTGATTTTGGAATACGATCCCCAGCCACCGTTCGACTCTGGTTCACCAAAGAAAGCACCCGCTTTATTGGTAGAACAAATAAGAGGGATGTTACAGGAGTTTGCAAAACGGGAGCCCCGGGTGTAAATCAGTACGTTATAAAAAATGAAAAGGCGACAGCCCAGGGATATCTTAATCCCCTCGGCTGTCGCCACTTCTTTTTCTAGCCTCTTACCACTTAACTTCTTTCAGAACTTCATCTGCCATGCTGCCAGTGGAAACCAATCCACCACCGGAGAGATACCAGTAGTTCGCATCGAGATAAATGATGTTGCCATTTTTAAATGCTTTGGTGTTTTTGATCAGGTCGTTTTCGATCGTTTGTTTTGCAGAAGCAGAAGCGTCTTGGTTCTTGTTCACAACACCGCGGTCTACAACAAACAGGTAGTCCGGATCTTTTTCAACGATGTATTCGGAGGATACGCTTTGACCATGTCCTTCGACTTTAATGTCTTTATCTACAGGAGTGATACCCAACTCCTTGTGAATAATGCCAAAACGAGATCCAGGACCATACGCGCTCAGCTTACCTTCGTTCACCAATACGATCAATGCATTTTTACCGCTAGCTGTTGCTTTTTCATTCACTTGCTTGATAGACGCATCAATTTTTGCCAGCTCTTCGTCTACTTGTGCTTCTTTCCCGAAGATGGTACCCAATGTTTTCATGTTCTCTTTGAAGGATTCCATGTAATTCTCGTTGTCTACACCCATGAAGATGGTTGGAGCGATTTTGTTCAGCTCTTCATATGCAGGCTGTTGACGACCGGAGATGAAGATCACATCTGGCTTCATTGCGTTGATTTTCTCAAAGTCTGGTTCTTTCAAACCACCAACGTTTGTGTACTTTGCATCTTTGAACTTTTCCAGGTACGGAGGAATGTTGGAAGACTGAGCAACACCTGCTACTTCGATACCCAATTTATCCAAGGAATCCAGGACACCGTAGTCAAAAGAAACAACGGTTTTTGGATTCTTTTTCAGTTTTGCTTCACCCAATTTATGCTTGATTGTAATTTCTTCGGATGTTTGTGCAGCTTCAGGTGCTTTTGTCGCATCTGTCGCTGGAGTTGAAGGTGCAGCATTATTGGAGCCGCATGCAGCTGTGAATACAGCCATCAGTACTGCCATAAACAGCATGAGTAGTTTTTTGTTCACTTCTCTCACCTCTATATAGAATTTAAAAGTATATAAAATTATTGATAGCTTGCTGATGAAACCCCCTTGCAGGCCATCAAAATTTTAACGATAGGAAAATAGTTCTTACGCGAAATAGACGCATATTTTGTTCTCGTCAATGTCTTCAATCTGGATATCCATGTCATAGACATCTTTTAGCGTAGATCGAGTAATGATCTCGTCTGTGGTCCCTTCTTTTACGACCTTGCCGTCTTTGAGAGCGACAATATAGTCCGAATAGACAGAGGCAAAGTTGATGTCATGAATAACGATGACAACCGTTTTACCCATTTCGTCTACCAGTCGTCGCAGTACCTTCATAATCTGAACGGAATGCTTCATATCCAAATTGTTAAGCGGCTCATCCAGAAGGACGTAGTCTGTATTTTGAGCGACGACCATAGCGATGTACGCACGCTGGCGTTGACCACCACTCAACTGGTCGAGATACTTGTGCTGAATGTCCGTAAGTTCCAAATAACGGATGGCATCATCCACATGCTTCCAATCCTCTTTTGTCAAATTCCCCTGTGAATACGGGAAGCGACCAAAGCTGACCAACTCGCGAATCGTCAACCGCACCGTAATGTGGTTTGATTGCTTGAGAATCGATATTTTTTTGGCCAGCTCACTGCTCTTTACCTGGCCAATCTCCTGACCCTCGATGTAAACCTCACCTTGGTCCTTTTTCAAAAGACGACTAATCATGGACAGCAGGGTGCTCTTTCCGGCCCCATTGGGTCCGATAAAGGACGTGATTTTTCCCTTGGCAATTTTCACAGAGACGTCTTCCACGACATATTTGCTACCATACTGTTTTGAGACATTCCGTACTTCTATCACGCTTTATTCTCCTTTAACAGAAGATAGATGAAGTAAACCCCACCAATAAAGTTGACAATGACACTGAGTGTTGTAGAAAACGTGAATACGTGCTTCACAATCAACAAACCGCCAACTAGAGCAATCACACTGATTAATGCCGAGCCTGCCAGCAAATATTTATGCTGATAGGTTTTCATAAACTGATGGGCGAGATTCGCAACCAACAGTCCGAGGAAGGTAATCGGTCCGACCAAAGCTGTCGCAATGGAGACGAGAATCGCAATCACGATGAGGAATCGCTTGATGACAAAATCATAGGGAATCCCCAGATTGATCGCCTGATCCCGGCCGAGCGATAATACATCCAGATACTTGATGTAACGCCAGAAGTAAATCGCAATCACGATGACCAACACATAGCTTGTGATC is from Brevibacillus brevis and encodes:
- a CDS encoding methionine ABC transporter permease, which codes for MERLIEMTPVFGQSLQETVIMVGFSLFIATLIGIPLGILLVITQANHLFPNKIIYHTLNTIINIVRSLPFIILMVAIIPFTELIVGTSIGIEGAIVPLIVYTAPYISRLMETALHDVDRGVIEAYQAMGASRTQIIFRIMLREARPGIVLCLTIATIGLIGATAMAGAVGAGGLGDLALRYGYQQWDIEVMIITVVILVVLVQLIQSLGNWAARKLKKSA
- a CDS encoding YxcD family protein, with protein sequence MEKITFSEQDIINAICIHAAYKKQLKPQDISVELMWDEEYGFSAEVHWMDRQQVFIEMNMIEAIRYYLETQMQRNPYSAGIELILDDEQGIIAHITY
- a CDS encoding ABC transporter ATP-binding protein — its product is MERLYTQKLDIGYGELSIVKDLNISIPSGKITALVGANGSGKSTILKTLARIMKPTGGQVFLDGKSIHQQSTKEVAKQLAILPQNPTAPDGLTVSELVTYGRFPHQKGFGSLTKEDKEIVNWAISMTGMADFHDRPVDQLSGGQRQRAWIAMALAQGTDILFLDEPTTFLDMAHQLEVLKLLQKLNDEENRTIVMVVHDLNHATRYAQHMVAISRGTVVAEGSPAEVMTPEMLRKVFNIEADILIDPRTGVPLCLPYELSHALDQKQPNENATQLVYSEERKLVGAR
- a CDS encoding DJ-1/PfpI family protein yields the protein MKVAILLFDGITALDAIGPYDVFAATLKCEVKFVAKKKGLIKLDSHMGYLHADYSFAEVTSADILVVPGCSPPNYKTPMNDEETLQWIREIHETTKWTTSVCNGSLILSAAGLLHGAVATTHWGSFELLQSLGTTPAEERVVRQGKIVTAAGVSSGIDMALQLVAWELGEDMSKGVQLILEYDPQPPFDSGSPKKAPALLVEQIRGMLQEFAKREPRV
- a CDS encoding siderophore ABC transporter substrate-binding protein, producing the protein MNKKLLMLFMAVLMAVFTAACGSNNAAPSTPATDATKAPEAAQTSEEITIKHKLGEAKLKKNPKTVVSFDYGVLDSLDKLGIEVAGVAQSSNIPPYLEKFKDAKYTNVGGLKEPDFEKINAMKPDVIFISGRQQPAYEELNKIAPTIFMGVDNENYMESFKENMKTLGTIFGKEAQVDEELAKIDASIKQVNEKATASGKNALIVLVNEGKLSAYGPGSRFGIIHKELGITPVDKDIKVEGHGQSVSSEYIVEKDPDYLFVVDRGVVNKNQDASASAKQTIENDLIKNTKAFKNGNIIYLDANYWYLSGGGLVSTGSMADEVLKEVKW
- a CDS encoding ABC transporter ATP-binding protein, with the translated sequence MIEVRNVSKQYGSKYVVEDVSVKIAKGKITSFIGPNGAGKSTLLSMISRLLKKDQGEVYIEGQEIGQVKSSELAKKISILKQSNHITVRLTIRELVSFGRFPYSQGNLTKEDWKHVDDAIRYLELTDIQHKYLDQLSGGQRQRAYIAMVVAQNTDYVLLDEPLNNLDMKHSVQIMKVLRRLVDEMGKTVVIVIHDINFASVYSDYIVALKDGKVVKEGTTDEIITRSTLKDVYDMDIQIEDIDENKICVYFA